One genomic segment of Streptomyces sp. NBC_00239 includes these proteins:
- a CDS encoding sulfotransferase family protein encodes MRSLTFIVGTGRSGSTALSRIVNMHPDVLSLNELLASVGPGGLPDGVLSGAEFWRLLADPNPVFETMIRSGLPLPEFLYTRRPGRCATGTTGIPALLLMVLPHLSDDPDALLDALAPQIADRPVRPAADHYRALFGTLCERFGRTAVIERSGYSGEWVPRLHAAFPEARFVHLFRNGPDCALSMSRHPGYRTIVLLREILERTGVARPADLTPAHVRTLPPDLSPLLGERFDPALVRDRAMPVGRFGELWSHLVIEAVTHLERVPGSRRATLSYEDLLDDPETELARLAEFAGVEPLPRWLDAGRAFLDAGRRGAAQRLPATARTELAERCAPGTRALGGPLR; translated from the coding sequence GTGCGAAGTCTGACTTTCATCGTCGGTACGGGGCGCAGTGGTTCGACCGCGCTGTCCCGGATCGTGAACATGCACCCCGACGTACTGAGCCTCAACGAGCTGCTCGCCTCGGTCGGTCCGGGCGGCCTGCCCGACGGGGTCCTCTCCGGTGCGGAGTTCTGGCGACTGCTGGCCGACCCGAACCCCGTCTTCGAAACCATGATCCGCAGCGGCCTGCCGCTTCCGGAGTTCCTCTACACCCGCCGGCCGGGCAGGTGCGCGACCGGAACCACCGGCATTCCCGCGCTGCTCCTGATGGTCCTGCCCCACCTCAGCGACGATCCGGACGCCCTGCTCGACGCGCTCGCCCCGCAGATCGCGGACCGGCCCGTGCGGCCGGCGGCCGACCACTACCGGGCCCTGTTCGGGACGCTGTGCGAGCGGTTCGGCCGCACCGCCGTCATCGAACGCTCGGGGTACTCCGGCGAGTGGGTACCACGCCTGCACGCCGCTTTCCCCGAGGCCCGGTTCGTCCACCTGTTCAGGAACGGACCCGACTGCGCCCTGTCCATGAGCCGCCACCCCGGCTACCGGACCATCGTGCTGCTCCGGGAGATCCTCGAGCGCACCGGCGTGGCCCGGCCCGCGGACCTCACCCCCGCACACGTCCGAACGCTGCCGCCCGACCTGAGCCCCCTGCTCGGCGAACGCTTCGACCCCGCCCTCGTACGCGACCGCGCGATGCCCGTCGGCAGGTTCGGCGAACTGTGGTCGCACCTGGTCATCGAGGCCGTCACCCACCTGGAACGGGTGCCCGGCTCCCGCCGCGCCACCCTGTCCTACGAAGACCTCCTCGACGATCCGGAAACGGAACTCGCCCGCCTCGCCGAGTTCGCCGGCGTCGAACCCCTCCCGCGCTGGCTCGACGCCGGCCGCGCCTTCCTCGACGCCGGCCGCCGGGGAGCCGCCCAGCGCCTCCCGGCCACCGCCCGCACCGAACTCGCCGAACGCTGCGCCCCCGGCACGAGGGCCCTGGGTGGGCCGTTGCGGTGA
- a CDS encoding FAD-dependent oxidoreductase, producing MAKRHAVVVGAGIGGLTAAVALDRRGWRVTVCERAPEPPVTGAGIGLAPNALRALEAIGVDAAHAAGSAVAATMGVRRPDGRWLTRVGTDAMAARYGMAPIAVPRPALTAALAAGLPPEALRHGTAVTGVDEAEDADGVTVRTAAGPDLAADLVVAADGIHSPLRRAHFPAHPGLHYTGETAWRALVHAPELRISAMSETWGRGERFGVTPLSDGRLYLYATAVVPAGTRSADPRAELRRRFGAWHDPIPALLDRVGRLDADDVLQNDLYDLAAPLPRLHHGRTAWLGDAAHAMAPNLGQGGCQAIEDAVILAHLLPAGDGDDGPHAVPAALAAYTAARRDRTDAVRLRARRVGRLGALRNPLAAAARDLAVRATPDRLSLRGMDDLFNGFRLPGQRPARP from the coding sequence GTGGCGAAGCGGCATGCGGTCGTGGTGGGAGCAGGGATCGGCGGGCTGACGGCCGCCGTCGCACTGGACCGGCGCGGCTGGCGCGTCACCGTGTGCGAACGGGCTCCCGAACCACCCGTCACCGGCGCCGGAATAGGGCTCGCGCCCAACGCCCTGCGGGCACTCGAAGCCATCGGCGTCGACGCGGCGCACGCCGCCGGGAGCGCGGTGGCCGCCACGATGGGCGTACGGCGGCCCGACGGCCGGTGGCTCACGCGGGTCGGCACCGACGCGATGGCGGCCCGGTACGGGATGGCCCCGATCGCGGTTCCCCGCCCTGCACTCACCGCCGCGCTGGCCGCCGGGCTGCCACCGGAAGCCCTGCGCCACGGCACGGCCGTGACCGGCGTCGACGAGGCCGAGGACGCGGACGGCGTGACCGTGCGGACGGCGGCCGGTCCGGACCTCGCCGCCGACCTGGTCGTCGCCGCCGACGGCATCCACAGCCCGCTGCGCAGGGCACACTTCCCCGCGCACCCCGGCCTCCACTACACCGGCGAGACCGCGTGGCGGGCCCTGGTCCACGCCCCGGAGCTGCGGATCTCCGCCATGAGCGAGACGTGGGGGAGGGGCGAGCGGTTCGGTGTCACGCCGCTGTCGGACGGCCGGCTGTACCTGTACGCCACCGCCGTCGTGCCGGCCGGCACCCGGTCCGCCGATCCCCGCGCCGAACTCCGACGGCGCTTCGGCGCGTGGCACGACCCGATTCCGGCCCTGCTGGACCGAGTCGGCCGGCTGGACGCCGACGACGTGCTCCAGAACGACCTGTACGACCTGGCCGCCCCGCTCCCGCGCCTGCACCACGGCCGGACCGCCTGGCTCGGGGACGCCGCCCACGCCATGGCCCCCAACCTCGGCCAGGGCGGCTGCCAGGCCATCGAGGACGCGGTGATCCTCGCCCACCTGCTGCCCGCCGGAGACGGGGACGACGGCCCGCACGCCGTTCCCGCCGCCCTCGCCGCGTACACCGCCGCACGCCGGGACCGTACCGACGCCGTACGCCTCCGCGCCCGCCGGGTCGGCCGGCTCGGCGCGCTCCGCAACCCGCTCGCGGCGGCGGCCCGCGACCTCGCCGTCCGAGCCACCCCCGACCGCCTGTCCCTGCGCGGCATGGACGACCTCTTCAACGGCTTCCGCCTGCCGGGACAGCGGCCGGCGAGACCCTAG
- a CDS encoding MBL fold metallo-hydrolase, which translates to MTDTSAPAQQIPVRVFGGPTALFEYGGLRFLTDPTFDAPRDYQVPGAVLTKTAPASAEPADLGRIDVVLLSHDEHPDNLDESGRALLADVPLTLTTPGGGQRLGAGAKGLADWESIDLDRPGGGTLTVTGVPALHGPGAREEVEPFTGQVVGFVLTGQDLPTVYVSGDNASLGLVEEIAERFGPVDTAFLFAGAPRFPDLFDNAVIVLDSAQAADAARILGARRVVPVHYDSWAHFTEGRDALVAAFTDAGLLDRLDLGDRH; encoded by the coding sequence ATGACTGACACCAGCGCGCCCGCTCAGCAGATCCCCGTCCGCGTATTCGGCGGCCCGACCGCCCTCTTCGAGTACGGCGGTCTGCGCTTCCTCACCGACCCCACCTTCGACGCGCCCCGCGACTACCAGGTGCCGGGCGCCGTGCTGACCAAGACGGCGCCCGCCTCCGCCGAACCGGCCGACCTCGGCCGCATCGACGTCGTCCTGCTCTCCCACGACGAACACCCCGACAACCTCGACGAATCCGGCCGGGCGCTGCTCGCCGACGTTCCCCTGACCCTGACCACGCCCGGAGGCGGACAGCGCCTGGGCGCGGGAGCCAAGGGGCTGGCCGACTGGGAGTCCATAGACCTGGACCGCCCCGGCGGCGGCACCCTCACCGTCACGGGCGTGCCCGCCCTCCACGGGCCCGGCGCCCGCGAGGAGGTCGAACCGTTCACCGGACAGGTCGTCGGCTTCGTCCTCACCGGGCAGGACCTGCCCACGGTCTACGTCAGCGGCGACAACGCCTCGCTGGGCCTGGTCGAGGAGATCGCCGAGCGGTTCGGCCCGGTGGACACCGCCTTCCTCTTCGCGGGCGCCCCGCGCTTCCCCGATCTCTTCGACAACGCCGTGATCGTCCTCGACAGCGCGCAGGCCGCCGACGCCGCCAGGATCCTCGGCGCCCGCCGGGTGGTTCCCGTCCACTACGACAGCTGGGCGCACTTCACCGAGGGCCGCGACGCGCTGGTCGCCGCCTTCACCGACGCCGGCCTCCTGGACCGGCTGGACCTCGGCGACCGCCACTGA
- the cutA gene encoding divalent cation tolerance protein CutA, which produces MPETEIVTANHPYDLPQWITVPVTGGSPAYPAWAAEESRPRRRETPSAPGNRSSATAWTSPWR; this is translated from the coding sequence ATGCCTGAGACCGAGATCGTGACCGCGAACCATCCCTACGACCTCCCGCAGTGGATCACCGTGCCGGTCACGGGCGGCTCCCCCGCTTACCCGGCCTGGGCGGCGGAGGAGTCCAGACCCCGCCGACGGGAGACGCCGTCGGCTCCGGGGAACCGTAGTTCCGCTACGGCTTGGACGTCACCGTGGCGGTGA
- a CDS encoding right-handed parallel beta-helix repeat-containing protein, protein MRSARIVGLLFGAVVPLVAVGALAPASAVTKPRDLVVPTAAYPTIQSAVDAARPGDHIAVRPGVYREQVVIGKNLTLTGAGAQKTTIRAPEQLVTGSDGRNSLVTLDNAASVHMSRLAVSGPGSGTCDEGALGAGIRVLGGAHLDLSHARVTHIQDTPMAPCFRSASSVLIGDLPVGTGSANIRDSRITDYQGSGIVVLNEGSRATLVRNVVTGQKRLSTDGIEFVGAIGRIEQNVVSDNACREPDPECGPDFFNEFQHAGILAGGTGTVITKNRLTGNQLGIYAFDTAEISHNHLVDNTYFGMALQDGSFTATKDTIRGGTGGVAVVASAVNTTARLNRVRIGKTSGAAIQKFECCGFTATVTSKP, encoded by the coding sequence ATGCGGTCTGCACGCATTGTGGGTTTGCTGTTCGGGGCGGTCGTACCGCTCGTCGCGGTCGGCGCTCTCGCGCCGGCGTCCGCCGTGACGAAGCCGCGCGACCTGGTCGTTCCGACGGCGGCCTACCCGACCATTCAGTCCGCGGTCGACGCCGCGCGCCCCGGGGACCACATCGCCGTACGACCCGGCGTCTACCGCGAGCAGGTCGTGATCGGCAAGAACCTCACGCTCACGGGTGCGGGGGCCCAGAAGACCACGATCCGCGCCCCCGAACAGCTCGTGACGGGCTCGGACGGTCGCAACTCGCTCGTCACCCTCGACAACGCGGCCTCCGTGCACATGTCCCGGCTCGCGGTGAGCGGGCCGGGTTCCGGCACGTGTGACGAGGGCGCGCTCGGCGCGGGCATCCGGGTCCTGGGCGGCGCACACCTGGACCTGAGCCACGCGCGGGTGACGCACATCCAGGACACACCCATGGCCCCGTGCTTCCGCAGCGCCAGCTCGGTCCTCATCGGTGACCTGCCAGTCGGCACCGGCTCGGCGAACATCCGCGACTCCCGCATCACCGACTATCAGGGCTCGGGCATCGTCGTGCTCAACGAGGGGTCCCGCGCCACGCTGGTGCGCAACGTCGTGACGGGGCAGAAGAGGCTGTCGACCGACGGGATCGAGTTCGTCGGCGCGATCGGCAGGATCGAACAGAACGTCGTCAGCGACAACGCGTGCCGCGAGCCCGATCCGGAATGCGGGCCCGACTTCTTCAACGAGTTCCAGCACGCCGGCATCCTGGCGGGCGGCACGGGGACGGTCATCACCAAGAACCGCCTCACCGGCAACCAGCTGGGCATCTACGCGTTCGACACGGCCGAGATCAGCCACAACCACCTCGTCGACAACACGTACTTCGGGATGGCGCTCCAAGACGGCTCTTTCACCGCCACCAAGGACACGATCCGGGGCGGTACGGGCGGGGTCGCGGTCGTCGCCTCGGCGGTGAACACCACGGCGCGGCTGAACCGCGTGAGGATCGGGAAGACCTCGGGCGCGGCGATCCAGAAGTTCGAGTGCTGCGGCTTCACCGCCACGGTGACGTCCAAGCCGTAG
- a CDS encoding CGNR zinc finger domain-containing protein, with amino-acid sequence MSATHTADPVEPAGSVAPVETAESLPPPAPGAEDHLALDFVNSALVLPGRHSVDLLDTPGRTNRWLTAHGLAPADAGVQEVCAARLRTLREHVRALFDAHVRGTPAPPVALSAVNDALTGAPAAALLYWNEERGPYRAALCPTDEILARALATLAANAADLLTGPDADRLTSCGSTPCTRYLLRHGRRHWCSTRCGDRARAARAYARRTQSNAG; translated from the coding sequence ATGAGCGCGACCCACACCGCCGACCCCGTCGAGCCCGCCGGATCCGTGGCACCCGTCGAAACCGCCGAGTCCCTGCCGCCGCCCGCGCCGGGCGCGGAGGACCACCTCGCCCTCGACTTCGTCAACAGCGCCCTCGTACTGCCCGGACGGCACTCCGTCGACCTCCTCGACACCCCCGGGCGCACGAACCGGTGGCTCACCGCGCACGGCCTCGCACCGGCCGACGCCGGAGTGCAGGAGGTGTGCGCGGCGCGGCTGCGCACGCTGCGCGAACACGTCAGAGCGCTGTTCGACGCCCACGTCCGCGGCACGCCCGCCCCGCCCGTGGCGCTGTCCGCCGTCAACGACGCGCTGACCGGCGCCCCCGCGGCCGCCCTGCTGTACTGGAACGAGGAGAGGGGGCCCTACCGCGCGGCGCTGTGCCCCACCGACGAGATCCTCGCCCGCGCACTGGCGACCCTCGCGGCCAACGCGGCGGACCTCCTCACCGGTCCCGACGCCGACCGCCTCACCAGCTGCGGTTCCACCCCCTGCACCCGCTACCTGCTGCGCCACGGTCGCCGCCACTGGTGCTCCACCCGCTGCGGCGACCGGGCCCGCGCCGCCCGCGCCTACGCCCGCCGCACCCAGTCGAACGCCGGCTGA